One genomic region from Nostoc sphaeroides encodes:
- the psbD gene encoding photosystem II D2 protein (photosystem q(a) protein), producing MTIAVGRAPSRGWFDVLDDWLKRDRFVFVGWSGILLFPCAFLALGGWLTGTTFVSSWYTHGLASSYLEGCNFLTVAVSTPADSMGHSLLLLWGPEAQGNLTRWFQLGGLWPFVALHGAFGLIGFMLRQFEIARLVGIRPYNALAFSAPIAVFVSVFLMYPLGQSSWFFAPSFGVAAIFRFLLFLQGFHNWTLNPFHMMGVAGVLGGALLCAIHGATVENTLFEDGDGANTFRAFNPTQSEETYSMVTANRFWSQIFGIAFSNKRWLHFFMLFVPVTGLWMSAVGIVGLALNLRAYDFVSQELRAAEDPEFETFYTKNILLNEGIRAWMAPQDQPHEQFVFPEEVLPRGNAL from the coding sequence ATGACCATCGCAGTTGGACGCGCCCCCAGTAGAGGGTGGTTTGACGTATTAGACGACTGGCTCAAGCGCGATCGCTTCGTATTCGTAGGTTGGTCAGGGATACTATTGTTCCCCTGCGCCTTCCTAGCACTAGGCGGTTGGCTGACCGGTACCACCTTCGTCAGCTCTTGGTACACTCACGGGTTAGCCTCGTCCTACCTAGAAGGCTGTAACTTCCTAACAGTGGCAGTATCCACCCCCGCCGACAGCATGGGACATTCCCTATTGCTGTTGTGGGGGCCAGAAGCCCAAGGCAACCTCACCCGTTGGTTTCAATTGGGTGGCTTGTGGCCATTCGTGGCTCTGCATGGAGCCTTTGGCTTGATTGGCTTCATGTTACGCCAATTTGAAATTGCCCGTCTAGTAGGTATCCGTCCTTACAACGCTCTCGCCTTCTCTGCTCCCATCGCAGTATTCGTCAGCGTATTTTTGATGTATCCTTTGGGACAATCAAGCTGGTTCTTTGCACCTAGCTTTGGCGTAGCGGCAATTTTCCGGTTCCTACTATTCCTGCAAGGGTTTCACAACTGGACACTCAACCCCTTCCACATGATGGGTGTTGCGGGTGTATTGGGTGGTGCTTTGTTGTGCGCCATTCACGGTGCCACAGTCGAAAATACCTTGTTTGAAGACGGTGATGGTGCTAACACCTTCCGCGCCTTCAATCCAACCCAGTCTGAAGAAACCTACTCAATGGTGACGGCAAACCGTTTCTGGTCACAGATTTTCGGTATTGCCTTTTCAAACAAACGCTGGTTGCACTTCTTCATGTTGTTCGTGCCAGTCACAGGCTTATGGATGAGTGCCGTCGGCATCGTCGGTTTAGCACTCAACCTACGGGCTTATGATTTCGTCTCCCAAGAATTGCGGGCGGCGGAAGACCCTGAGTTTGAAACCTTCTATACCAAAAACATTTTGCTGAATGAGGGTATCCGCGCTTGGATGGCTCCTCAAGATCAACCCCACGAACAATTTGTATTCCCTGAGGAGGTATTACCACGTGGTAACGCTCTCTAA
- a CDS encoding DUF29 domain-containing protein has product MVIQREPATQSLYDQDYYLWLMTTINQLRAGQFSAVDLDNLLEELESMGRSQKRAIESLLIKLLQHLLKLKFWDEERERNQGHWKGEIRTFRREIKKALKDSPSLKPYILEIFDECYQDARKEASDRSQLPIDTFPVTIIGSLEEILDENWFSSH; this is encoded by the coding sequence ATGGTGATACAAAGAGAACCAGCAACTCAAAGCTTATACGACCAAGATTATTACCTTTGGCTGATGACGACTATCAATCAACTTCGTGCTGGACAGTTTTCTGCTGTTGATTTAGATAATTTATTAGAAGAATTAGAAAGTATGGGTAGGAGCCAGAAGCGAGCAATTGAAAGTTTATTAATTAAGCTTCTTCAACATCTACTAAAACTCAAGTTTTGGGATGAAGAACGAGAACGTAATCAAGGACATTGGAAAGGAGAAATCAGGACTTTTCGTAGAGAGATTAAAAAAGCTCTTAAAGATAGTCCTAGCTTAAAACCTTACATTTTAGAAATATTTGATGAATGTTATCAAGATGCAAGGAAAGAAGCAAGCGATCGCTCTCAACTTCCCATCGATACATTCCCTGTTACAATTATTGGCTCTTTAGAAGAAATTTTAGATGAAAACTGGTTTTCTAGTCATTAG
- a CDS encoding Gfo/Idh/MocA family protein → MTATNEKRKIRYAVVGLGWFAQEAALPSFANTENSELVALVSNDPTKNEELSKKYGIEHTYSYEEYEDCLASGEVDAVYIALPNHLHCDYTVRAANQAIHILCEKPMAVREEECEAMIKAANDNNVKLMIAYRLHLEEANLQAVEILRSKQIGEPRIFNSVFTQQVEGGNIRLRDVTGGGTLYDIGIYCLNAARYLFQDEPIEVFAVAANNGEQRFSEVEEMASVILRFPNERLATFTCSFGGASVSTYQIVGTQGDLRVNPAYPWQGEIKHYLTINGETQERTFEDHDQLAAEFTYFSNCILEDKDPEPSGTEGLIDVSIIQALYESIETGKPVQIQTSARHQRPTSDQTIERPPSDEKPDLIHAAAPSGQ, encoded by the coding sequence ATGACTGCTACAAATGAGAAGCGCAAAATTCGTTACGCCGTTGTTGGTTTAGGTTGGTTTGCCCAAGAAGCTGCCTTACCTTCTTTTGCCAACACCGAAAACTCAGAATTAGTGGCACTGGTTTCAAATGACCCCACTAAAAACGAAGAACTGAGCAAAAAGTATGGTATAGAGCATACATATTCTTACGAAGAGTATGAGGACTGTTTGGCAAGTGGCGAGGTTGATGCAGTTTATATTGCGCTACCCAATCATTTGCATTGCGACTACACTGTACGGGCTGCTAATCAGGCAATTCATATATTGTGTGAAAAGCCAATGGCAGTTAGAGAAGAAGAGTGTGAGGCAATGATTAAAGCTGCCAATGATAATAATGTGAAGCTGATGATTGCCTATCGGTTACATTTAGAAGAAGCCAATTTACAAGCAGTTGAAATTTTGCGTTCAAAGCAAATTGGTGAACCACGAATTTTTAACTCGGTTTTTACTCAGCAAGTAGAAGGAGGCAATATTCGTTTACGAGATGTTACAGGTGGTGGCACGCTCTATGATATTGGCATCTACTGCCTTAATGCTGCACGTTATCTATTTCAAGATGAACCAATTGAAGTATTTGCTGTAGCTGCCAATAATGGAGAACAACGCTTCAGCGAAGTGGAAGAAATGGCTAGCGTTATTTTGCGTTTCCCGAATGAGCGATTGGCAACATTTACCTGTAGTTTTGGAGGAGCAAGTGTTTCAACCTATCAGATTGTAGGTACTCAAGGCGATTTACGAGTAAACCCTGCATATCCTTGGCAGGGAGAAATCAAGCATTACCTGACAATTAATGGTGAAACTCAAGAGCGTACCTTTGAAGATCACGATCAACTAGCGGCTGAATTTACCTATTTCTCTAATTGTATTCTCGAAGATAAAGACCCAGAACCATCTGGGACGGAAGGGTTGATTGATGTTTCGATCATTCAAGCACTTTACGAGTCAATTGAAACGGGTAAACCTGTACAGATTCAAACTAGCGCTCGCCATCAACGCCCCACATCGGATCAAACTATTGAGCGTCCTCCTAGTGACGAGAAGCCAGACTTGATTCATGCTGCTGCACCTTCTGGGCAATGA
- a CDS encoding peptidylprolyl isomerase, producing the protein MRLKISQFLLSLAIISALMLGGCSTQQVASNASSPISTATSTTSEASSKTTTEATSVSQTSSDIPGLADLPRLEGRATVVLTVKGSPITIEVDGTDAPITAGNFVDLVQKGVYDGLAFHRVVRKPQPFVVQGGDPQSKDPKVPADSLGTGSYIDPKTGNARYIPLEVKAKGSDTPTYNKPFDATAQPVVLPHKQGAVAMARSQSPDSASAQFYFVLADLAFLDGNYAVFGNVTQGFDVVNEIQQGDRIDSAKVTQGAENLKIPGK; encoded by the coding sequence ATGCGGTTAAAAATTTCACAATTTTTGCTTTCTCTTGCGATTATCAGTGCTTTGATGTTGGGAGGATGTTCAACACAGCAAGTCGCTTCTAATGCGTCTTCTCCAATCTCGACAGCTACCTCAACCACAAGCGAGGCAAGCAGCAAGACAACTACTGAAGCAACATCTGTATCTCAAACTAGTAGTGATATTCCTGGACTGGCAGATTTACCAAGGCTCGAAGGCCGGGCTACTGTGGTACTCACGGTTAAAGGCTCACCGATTACTATCGAAGTAGACGGCACTGATGCCCCTATTACAGCTGGCAACTTCGTAGATTTAGTGCAGAAGGGTGTCTACGATGGTTTAGCTTTCCATCGAGTTGTACGCAAACCCCAACCGTTTGTAGTTCAAGGGGGCGATCCTCAAAGCAAAGATCCGAAAGTTCCAGCAGATAGCCTGGGAACCGGTAGCTATATTGACCCAAAAACGGGAAATGCTCGTTATATACCTTTAGAAGTTAAGGCAAAAGGTTCAGATACTCCGACTTACAATAAACCATTTGATGCTACTGCTCAACCTGTCGTATTGCCCCATAAGCAGGGTGCAGTAGCGATGGCGCGATCGCAATCACCAGATTCCGCTTCTGCCCAGTTTTACTTTGTTTTAGCAGATTTGGCATTCTTAGATGGTAACTACGCCGTGTTTGGCAATGTCACTCAAGGCTTTGATGTAGTGAACGAAATTCAGCAAGGCGATCGCATTGACTCCGCTAAAGTCACCCAAGGTGCTGAAAATCTGAAAATACCAGGGAAGTAG
- a CDS encoding DNA-processing protein DprA — protein sequence MLTHILQPDTQAILLLCASFGQNRQIESQPLTLSEYNSLTDWLRENQMRPADLLESTAKEQLQKITVNKLNPDRLLALLERGMMLSLAVEKWTNQGLWVLGRSDTNYPKRLKQRLRHSAPAILYGVGNIELLSLGGLAILGSRDVDDEILEYTRRVAQNIAVQGMQVISGGARGVDQAAMLGMLDAGGTSVGILADSLTKAAVNSKYRSSIQEGRLTLVSSYDPEAGFNTGNAMGRNKYIYALADYALVVSSSFGKGGTWAGAVEALSKLQDIPVFARLDGAVSEGNQQLHKQGAKPFPAEPWNDSLKELLTKAASLVESVQTEIESTTQNTVLDVHSQDIYQAVLPFILNHLQQPKDAKSLAECLDVRLSQMQDWLNRAVNEGKVRKINRPVAYIINQPTTQLSLL from the coding sequence ATGTTAACTCACATCCTGCAACCAGATACTCAAGCAATTTTGCTGTTGTGTGCCAGCTTTGGTCAAAATCGGCAAATTGAATCACAACCCCTGACCTTAAGTGAATATAATTCTTTAACAGACTGGTTGCGAGAAAACCAGATGCGCCCAGCAGATTTACTAGAATCTACAGCCAAAGAACAGTTACAAAAAATTACTGTTAATAAACTTAACCCTGACAGGCTTTTAGCTTTACTAGAACGGGGTATGATGCTGAGTCTAGCGGTTGAGAAGTGGACTAATCAGGGATTGTGGGTGTTGGGACGAAGTGACACAAACTATCCTAAACGTCTCAAGCAAAGACTAAGACATTCAGCACCAGCAATTCTTTATGGAGTTGGCAATATAGAACTGCTATCTCTAGGAGGATTAGCAATTCTTGGTTCTCGTGATGTCGATGACGAGATACTTGAATATACACGAAGAGTTGCACAAAATATCGCTGTACAAGGAATGCAGGTAATTTCCGGTGGGGCGCGTGGGGTAGACCAAGCCGCAATGCTAGGAATGTTGGACGCAGGAGGAACATCTGTCGGTATACTGGCGGATAGTTTGACTAAAGCGGCAGTTAATAGCAAGTATCGTTCTAGTATTCAAGAGGGTAGACTTACCTTGGTTTCTAGTTACGACCCCGAAGCTGGTTTCAATACTGGTAATGCGATGGGGCGAAATAAATATATTTATGCTTTAGCGGATTATGCCCTTGTAGTCAGTTCTTCTTTCGGTAAAGGCGGTACTTGGGCGGGTGCAGTGGAAGCACTTTCTAAACTTCAAGATATCCCAGTTTTTGCCCGGTTGGATGGGGCTGTGTCAGAAGGTAATCAGCAACTGCACAAACAAGGCGCAAAACCTTTTCCGGCTGAACCCTGGAATGATTCGTTGAAAGAACTTTTGACAAAAGCAGCTTCTTTGGTTGAATCGGTACAAACTGAGATAGAATCAACAACTCAAAATACTGTTTTGGATGTTCATTCACAAGATATCTATCAAGCTGTTTTACCTTTTATTCTTAATCATTTACAGCAACCAAAAGATGCAAAATCTCTGGCGGAATGTCTGGATGTCAGACTATCTCAAATGCAGGATTGGTTAAATAGGGCTGTGAATGAAGGTAAGGTGAGAAAAATTAATAGACCAGTCGCTTATATAATTAATCAACCAACAACTCAACTTTCTTTATTATGA
- a CDS encoding beta-ketoacyl-ACP synthase, with the protein MVKVCVTGIGLISALGGSLEDSWQNLIAGKSGIRLHQPFPELTPLPLGLIAQQPSELTILTQMVVASALQDSGLVSYPADCAVVIGSSRSYQASWEILARQMYEDAANLPVSSFGNWLDTLPHMNAIAAARQIGASGIVLAPMAACATGIWAIAQAALLIQTGQCQQAIAGAVEAPITPLTLAGFQQMGALAKTGAYPFDLHREGLVLGEGAAVFVLESAELAKQRQAKVYGEILGFSLTNDAYHGNSPEPEGKSAIAAIKQCLERSCLSPGDIDYIHAHGTATQLNDQMESMVIQGLFPQGVAVSSTKGSTGHTLGASGALGVAFSLMALKHQILPPCVGLQQPEFDLNIVTSARLSKIRQVLCCSFGFGGQNAAIALAR; encoded by the coding sequence TTGGTTAAGGTTTGTGTCACTGGTATTGGTTTAATTTCCGCCTTGGGTGGAAGCTTAGAGGATAGTTGGCAAAATTTAATTGCAGGTAAATCTGGAATTCGGTTGCATCAACCATTTCCAGAACTTACACCACTTCCTCTAGGTTTGATTGCTCAACAACCCTCTGAATTGACAATATTAACTCAGATGGTTGTTGCTTCTGCTTTGCAAGATTCTGGGTTAGTTTCATATCCAGCTGATTGTGCTGTAGTCATTGGATCGAGTCGCTCTTATCAAGCATCTTGGGAAATTCTGGCACGGCAAATGTATGAAGACGCGGCGAATTTGCCTGTGTCCTCTTTTGGAAATTGGCTAGATACATTACCTCACATGAACGCGATCGCAGCTGCAAGACAAATTGGTGCATCAGGTATAGTTTTGGCACCGATGGCAGCTTGTGCAACTGGAATTTGGGCGATCGCTCAAGCAGCTTTGCTTATCCAAACTGGGCAATGTCAACAAGCGATCGCTGGCGCAGTGGAAGCGCCGATTACACCCCTAACTTTAGCTGGGTTTCAGCAGATGGGTGCTTTGGCGAAAACTGGGGCTTATCCCTTTGATTTGCACCGGGAAGGCTTAGTGTTGGGCGAAGGCGCAGCTGTGTTTGTCTTAGAATCAGCAGAGTTAGCAAAACAGCGTCAAGCAAAAGTGTATGGTGAAATTCTCGGTTTTAGCTTGACTAACGACGCATATCATGGTAACTCACCAGAACCTGAAGGGAAAAGTGCGATCGCTGCTATCAAACAATGTCTAGAACGTAGTTGTCTCTCACCAGGCGATATTGATTATATTCATGCTCATGGCACAGCTACCCAGCTAAATGACCAAATGGAGAGCATGGTAATCCAGGGTTTGTTTCCTCAAGGGGTGGCAGTTAGTTCCACCAAAGGAAGCACAGGCCATACACTAGGGGCATCTGGAGCTTTAGGTGTAGCTTTTTCTCTCATGGCATTAAAGCATCAAATATTACCACCTTGTGTAGGATTGCAGCAGCCAGAGTTTGATTTAAATATCGTTACATCTGCACGTCTAAGTAAAATTCGCCAGGTATTATGTTGCAGTTTTGGTTTTGGGGGACAGAATGCCGCGATCGCGTTAGCAAGGTAG
- a CDS encoding RecQ family ATP-dependent DNA helicase: protein MANKYLVYMETNLYKQGLLLLRQALDNSTADFRPGQWEAIEELLQERSRLLVVQRTGWGKSLVYFLATRLLRDQGAGCTLLISPLLALMRNQIAAAQRIGVKAETINSSNTDKWPLIAKQLLATEVDILLISPERLGNEDFREKILLPVSQRIGLFVVDEAHCISDWGHDFRPDYRRIVRILQALPQNIPVLATTATANNRVVNDIIAQLGSNLRVSRGNLTRESLHLQNISIPSPAARMAWLAQQLPNLPGSGIIYTLTVRDAELVADWLKTQNINAKAYHSNLESDDRVILEDELLQNKIKALVATTALGMGFDKPDLGFVIHYQRPGSVVHYYQQVGRAGRAVEKAYGILLSGDEDDDITHYFINTAFPPEIHTQQILNTLNEAVDGFSVPQLEQQLNLSRGQIDKVLKLLSLEFPAPVTKQDSKWYLTAVSYQPDTDKIEKLTQIRRQEQARMLEYMQSQQCLMSFLAVELDDPHPTACGKCAVCLNKPLLTETCSIELVNKAIQYLRRSNQIIEQRKRWPSQALVNYGFSGNIKNNLQAEPGRALSLWGDAGWGELVKQGKYQNNHFDDALVQGAFEMIQHWQPQPFPAWVTCVPSLNRPELVPNFAQRLAEKLGLPFIPIVRKVHQTELQKKMSNSYQQAHNLDGAFAVDSWKGMSASVFLVDDIVDSRWTFTVIAALLRRANSGMVFPVALALNSLGQGD from the coding sequence ATGGCAAACAAATACTTAGTATATATGGAAACAAACCTCTACAAACAAGGATTATTGCTTCTGCGTCAAGCGCTTGATAACTCCACAGCCGACTTTCGCCCTGGACAATGGGAAGCTATTGAAGAATTACTCCAGGAGCGATCGCGCTTACTTGTTGTTCAACGCACTGGTTGGGGAAAAAGTCTAGTTTATTTTTTAGCAACTCGCTTGTTACGAGATCAAGGCGCTGGTTGTACTCTTTTGATTTCGCCATTACTAGCTTTGATGCGAAACCAAATTGCAGCAGCCCAACGCATTGGTGTAAAAGCTGAAACAATTAACTCCAGCAATACAGATAAATGGCCATTAATAGCAAAACAGTTGCTAGCAACAGAAGTAGATATTCTGCTTATTTCTCCCGAAAGACTAGGTAACGAAGATTTTCGAGAAAAAATTCTTTTGCCAGTATCTCAACGTATTGGTTTATTTGTTGTTGATGAAGCCCATTGTATCTCTGATTGGGGACATGATTTTCGCCCTGATTATCGACGGATTGTCAGAATTTTACAAGCACTTCCACAAAATATTCCAGTATTAGCAACAACCGCAACAGCTAACAATCGAGTTGTAAATGATATTATTGCTCAATTGGGTTCAAATTTGCGTGTTTCCAGAGGAAATTTAACCAGAGAAAGTTTGCATCTGCAAAATATTTCTATCCCTAGCCCAGCAGCACGAATGGCATGGTTAGCTCAACAGCTTCCTAACTTACCTGGAAGTGGAATTATTTACACATTAACTGTTAGAGATGCTGAACTAGTTGCTGATTGGTTAAAAACTCAGAATATTAATGCTAAAGCATATCATAGTAATTTAGAGAGTGATGATCGTGTAATATTAGAAGATGAACTTCTTCAAAATAAAATTAAAGCCTTAGTTGCTACTACCGCATTAGGAATGGGTTTTGATAAACCAGATTTAGGATTTGTAATTCATTACCAGCGTCCTGGCTCGGTTGTCCACTATTATCAGCAAGTGGGACGAGCAGGTAGAGCAGTAGAAAAAGCTTACGGAATTCTTCTAAGCGGTGATGAAGATGATGATATCACTCACTACTTTATCAATACAGCTTTTCCTCCAGAGATACATACGCAACAGATTTTAAATACACTCAACGAAGCTGTAGACGGCTTTTCTGTTCCACAATTGGAGCAGCAACTAAATCTTTCACGAGGACAAATTGATAAAGTTTTAAAACTGCTATCACTGGAATTTCCTGCACCTGTAACTAAGCAAGATTCAAAATGGTATCTTACCGCAGTATCTTATCAACCTGACACTGATAAAATTGAAAAACTCACACAAATTCGCCGCCAAGAACAAGCTCGAATGTTGGAATACATGCAAAGCCAACAATGCCTGATGAGTTTTCTGGCGGTAGAATTAGATGATCCTCATCCAACTGCTTGCGGCAAATGTGCTGTGTGCTTGAATAAACCATTATTAACAGAAACTTGCTCAATCGAACTTGTAAATAAAGCAATTCAATATTTACGCCGTAGCAACCAAATCATTGAACAACGCAAAAGATGGCCATCACAAGCATTGGTTAATTATGGCTTTTCAGGCAATATTAAAAATAATTTACAAGCAGAACCAGGAAGGGCATTATCTCTATGGGGTGATGCAGGTTGGGGAGAATTAGTCAAGCAGGGTAAATATCAAAATAATCATTTTGACGATGCTTTGGTGCAGGGTGCTTTTGAGATGATTCAACATTGGCAACCACAACCTTTTCCGGCTTGGGTAACTTGTGTCCCTTCGTTGAATCGTCCAGAACTTGTACCAAATTTTGCTCAAAGACTAGCAGAAAAATTAGGCTTACCCTTTATACCAATTGTGCGGAAAGTTCACCAAACTGAGTTACAAAAAAAGATGAGCAACAGTTACCAACAAGCTCATAATTTGGATGGTGCTTTTGCTGTTGATTCTTGGAAAGGAATGAGTGCTTCTGTTTTCTTGGTTGATGATATAGTTGATTCCCGTTGGACTTTTACTGTAATTGCAGCACTTTTGCGGCGTGCTAACAGTGGGATGGTTTTTCCTGTAGCATTGGCACTCAATTCATTAGGTCAAGGGGATTAG
- a CDS encoding photosystem I assembly protein Ycf4: protein MTASTTINKGDRLLHQNVLGSRRFSNYCWATIVTLGASGFLLAGISSYLKVNLLIVSDPTQLVFVPQGLVMGLYGTAGLLLATYLWLVILWDVGGGYNEFNQETGTIKIFRWGFPGKNRRIEIDGRIEDVQSVRITVKEGLNPLRALYLRIKGRRDIPLTRVGQPLSLTELETEGAKLARFLGVSLEGL from the coding sequence ATGACGGCATCAACAACGATTAACAAAGGCGATCGCCTCCTGCATCAAAATGTTCTCGGTTCTCGTCGGTTCAGTAACTATTGCTGGGCAACTATCGTTACGTTGGGAGCAAGCGGCTTTTTATTGGCTGGTATATCCAGTTATCTAAAAGTTAATTTACTCATAGTTTCCGATCCAACTCAACTGGTATTCGTCCCCCAAGGATTGGTGATGGGTTTATATGGTACTGCTGGCTTGCTATTAGCCACATACCTGTGGCTAGTAATCTTATGGGACGTGGGAGGCGGTTACAACGAATTTAATCAGGAAACTGGCACAATCAAAATATTTCGTTGGGGATTTCCTGGCAAAAACCGCCGAATTGAGATTGATGGACGCATAGAAGATGTGCAGTCCGTGCGAATAACCGTTAAAGAAGGTCTTAATCCCCTTCGCGCCCTCTATCTACGCATTAAGGGCCGGCGAGATATACCCTTAACACGGGTTGGACAACCGTTATCTTTAACAGAATTGGAAACAGAAGGCGCAAAATTAGCCCGCTTTTTGGGAGTGTCATTAGAAGGGCTGTAA
- a CDS encoding Glu/Leu/Phe/Val family dehydrogenase: protein MISKSSLLSEPASPAHICPFDQACSYLEAAAKELNLNQGLLEILSHPRKVVTVSIPVKLDDGEIQVLAGHRVQHSDVLGPYKGGIRFHPAVTLREVSALAMLMTWKCALLGIPYGGGKGGIAIDPKRYSVGELERISRRYISELIKDIGPSVDIPAPDMGTSAREMAWMMDTYSVNVGHAVPGVVTGKPLSIGGSLGREMATGRGTMIIVREALADQGKSLAGVRVAIQGFGNVGGAAAELLYEAGAKIIAVSTGAGGIFSEVGLDIPKLKVYAAENRKSIVGFPQSVPISNADLLTLPCDVLIPAALENQITEENVNQVQARIVAEAANGPVTLEANLALEARGVTVLPDILANAGGVVVSYLEWVQGLSYVFWDEERVNREMEHLMVQAYRKVIHQSEVRQISLRLAAYTLGVGRVAQALTDRGLYP, encoded by the coding sequence ATGATTTCAAAATCCTCGTTGCTGTCAGAACCTGCTTCTCCAGCGCATATATGCCCATTTGATCAAGCCTGTAGCTACTTAGAAGCGGCAGCTAAAGAGTTAAATTTAAATCAGGGTTTGCTGGAAATTCTCAGCCATCCGCGTAAGGTTGTTACGGTTTCGATTCCCGTGAAGCTAGATGATGGGGAAATACAGGTTCTTGCTGGACATCGCGTACAGCACTCTGATGTCTTAGGCCCATACAAAGGGGGAATTCGTTTCCATCCGGCTGTGACATTGCGCGAAGTATCCGCTCTAGCAATGCTGATGACCTGGAAATGTGCTTTATTAGGTATTCCTTACGGTGGTGGTAAGGGTGGCATTGCTATAGATCCCAAACGCTACAGTGTTGGCGAATTAGAGCGAATCAGCCGCCGTTATATCAGCGAGTTGATTAAAGATATTGGGCCTTCCGTAGATATTCCTGCCCCAGATATGGGTACTTCTGCCCGTGAGATGGCTTGGATGATGGACACTTACTCTGTAAATGTTGGTCATGCTGTACCAGGGGTTGTAACTGGGAAGCCGCTTTCTATTGGTGGTTCGCTGGGGCGAGAAATGGCAACCGGACGTGGCACGATGATTATTGTCCGTGAGGCGCTAGCAGATCAAGGTAAATCCTTGGCAGGAGTGCGAGTAGCTATTCAGGGTTTCGGTAACGTTGGCGGTGCCGCAGCAGAGTTACTATATGAAGCAGGCGCGAAAATCATTGCTGTTTCAACTGGTGCTGGGGGAATATTTTCCGAAGTTGGTCTTGATATTCCCAAGTTGAAAGTCTACGCTGCTGAAAATCGCAAGAGTATTGTGGGTTTCCCGCAATCTGTACCAATTAGTAATGCAGATTTATTAACTTTACCCTGTGATGTCTTAATACCAGCAGCTTTGGAGAACCAAATCACTGAAGAAAACGTGAATCAGGTACAGGCGCGAATTGTCGCAGAAGCAGCTAACGGCCCGGTTACTCTTGAGGCTAACTTGGCATTAGAGGCGCGGGGTGTGACAGTGTTACCAGATATTTTGGCCAATGCTGGCGGTGTGGTAGTCAGTTATTTGGAATGGGTACAGGGTCTTTCCTACGTATTTTGGGATGAGGAGCGCGTCAACCGCGAAATGGAGCATTTGATGGTGCAAGCCTACCGCAAGGTGATTCACCAGTCGGAGGTACGGCAAATTTCTTTAAGGTTAGCAGCTTACACATTGGGGGTTGGTAGAGTGGCTCAGGCGCTGACTGATAGAGGTCTTTATCCTTAG